The following proteins are encoded in a genomic region of Enterocloster clostridioformis:
- a CDS encoding GerMN domain-containing protein produces MKKWLIGVMTVLMAVSLAACTPTTEKQKKETTAATAAKSQEDMVPPSTGGASDKVPDPNVMPVAVISVYHGGEGSLVQDMDSLDTEGLDAQLLVDKLIEYGVLTDGTKVLSFDVEGKDENAVGTLDLSQAESAEGCSDKMFLTEIGNTFTENFELSKLKLKVNGANYEGDDIKQGDSDYLTYNADYESVE; encoded by the coding sequence ATGAAAAAATGGTTGATTGGTGTCATGACCGTCCTGATGGCAGTATCCCTGGCAGCCTGTACACCTACCACTGAAAAACAGAAAAAAGAAACCACCGCTGCTACAGCAGCTAAATCCCAGGAGGATATGGTGCCGCCAAGCACAGGCGGAGCCAGCGATAAAGTTCCGGACCCCAACGTTATGCCGGTAGCTGTGATTTCCGTATATCACGGCGGCGAGGGAAGTCTGGTGCAGGATATGGACTCCCTTGATACGGAAGGGCTGGACGCACAGCTTCTGGTAGACAAGCTGATTGAATACGGCGTGCTGACTGACGGTACGAAGGTCCTCAGTTTTGACGTTGAGGGCAAGGATGAGAACGCGGTCGGAACCCTGGACTTAAGTCAGGCTGAGAGCGCAGAGGGATGTTCCGACAAGATGTTCCTCACTGAGATTGGCAATACCTTCACGGAGAACTTTGAGCTGTCCAAGCTTAAGCTTAAGGTGAACGGCGCCAATTATGAAGGCGATGACATTAAACAGGGAGATAGTGACTATCTCACCTATAATGCGGACTATGAGTCTGTTGAATAA
- a CDS encoding 2-methylaconitate cis-trans isomerase PrpF family protein: MYNEDKNRFLLPAMIIRGGTSKGVYLLEEDLPEDKSQWDSLLLSMMGSPDKKQIDGLGGAQSVTSKVAIVKKSSREDADVDYTFAQVSVDKDLVSYKGNCGNISSGVGPFAIEKGLIQTKEGTTPVRIFNTNTNKVIIADVQTEKGSVVYDGDFAIAGVPGTAAPIKLKFVEPAGTLGNGLLPTGNVVDILEVPNFGKVEVSIVDAANPLVFVKAKDLGMTGLELPEEVNADADKLALLETVRGLAAVMIGLIEDYTRSAWETPGIPKMTFVAEAADYVTAEGVSISKENVDLLSRMMSMQKAHPSYAMTGAMCTAAAAVVPGSVVNQVLSENVDTQFIRIGHPSGVLECGVDYEENGAEPVVADTFGFRTANLLMDGTAHIK; the protein is encoded by the coding sequence ATGTACAATGAAGATAAAAACAGATTCCTTCTTCCGGCTATGATTATTCGCGGAGGAACAAGTAAAGGTGTTTACCTTCTGGAAGAAGACCTTCCGGAAGATAAGAGCCAATGGGATTCCCTGCTTCTTAGCATGATGGGAAGCCCTGATAAAAAACAGATTGACGGACTTGGCGGTGCGCAGTCCGTTACCAGCAAAGTTGCAATTGTAAAAAAATCCTCAAGAGAGGATGCGGATGTGGATTACACATTTGCACAGGTTTCGGTAGATAAGGACCTGGTAAGTTATAAAGGAAACTGTGGAAATATTTCTTCCGGTGTGGGACCATTTGCCATTGAAAAAGGTCTTATTCAGACAAAAGAGGGAACAACTCCGGTAAGAATTTTTAACACAAATACCAATAAAGTCATTATTGCAGATGTTCAGACAGAAAAGGGCAGTGTGGTGTATGATGGTGATTTTGCCATTGCCGGTGTTCCGGGCACAGCGGCTCCGATCAAACTGAAGTTTGTTGAACCGGCAGGAACTCTTGGAAACGGACTTCTTCCCACAGGAAATGTAGTGGATATTCTGGAGGTTCCCAATTTTGGAAAAGTAGAGGTATCAATCGTAGATGCAGCCAATCCGCTTGTATTTGTAAAAGCGAAGGATCTGGGGATGACAGGTCTTGAACTTCCGGAAGAAGTAAATGCAGATGCGGATAAGCTTGCTTTACTGGAAACAGTAAGAGGACTTGCAGCTGTGATGATTGGTCTGATTGAAGATTACACCCGTTCCGCCTGGGAAACTCCAGGGATTCCGAAAATGACATTTGTTGCTGAGGCAGCAGATTATGTGACAGCAGAGGGTGTTTCTATTTCCAAAGAAAACGTTGATCTGCTTTCACGAATGATGTCTATGCAGAAAGCACATCCAAGCTATGCCATGACGGGGGCCATGTGTACAGCAGCTGCTGCGGTTGTTCCGGGAAGTGTTGTTAATCAGGTGCTTTCTGAAAATGTGGATACACAGTTTATCCGTATCGGACATCCCAGCGGTGTTCTGGAGTGTGGCGTAGATTATGAGGAAAACGGCGCAGAGCCGGTTGTAGCAGATACATTTGGATTCCGTACAGCAAACCTGCTGATGGACGGAACCGCACATATTAAATAG
- a CDS encoding hydratase has protein sequence MIKLYDEGVYLLNGNTLVPESQAAPELMRKKEDAHKGTISYSILQAHNVSGNEEQLKIKFDSITSHDLTYVGIIQTAKASGLEKFPLPYVLTCCHNSLCAVGGTINEDDHLFGLSACKKYGGIYLPPHMGVIHQYMRESMAGCGKMILGSDSHTRYGALGTMAVGEGGGELVKQLLEQTWDAEYPEVIAVYLDGKPNPGIGPQDIAIAVVSAVFKNGYVKNKVMEFVGPGVSSMSTDYRNGIDVMTTETTCLSSIWRTDEDTKAYLDKHGRPEDYRQLDPAQTAHYDGCIYIDLSTIHSMIALPFHPSNGYEIRELNENMDDILHEVEENASKLIKNPNLGLNLRDKVRNGALYADQGTIAGCAGGTYSNIMEAAHILKGKSTGTDEYALGIYPSSQAVMLELTRNGALADLIEAGATIRTAFCGPCFGAGDTPAHKGLSIRHTTRNFPNREGSKPGNGQLASVALMDARSIAVSSANRGRIMAADEAGYEFECPEYHYDPKAYQHRVFQGVGKGCSEETVICGPNIKDWPELPELNDHMLLKVCAYITDPVTTTDELIPSGETGSFRSNPMGLAEFTLSRRVPEYVGKAKAVMENEKARKAGNCPAEVADIISRIRNISGFEEIQEEKIDLSSTIYAVKPGDGSAREQAASCQRVLLGGANITVEYATKRYRSNLINWGMIPFIMNGNPDFEDDDYIFVPDIKKALDGDMSDIPAYVIGKEIKKLSLAIAPLTDEEKEIIQCGSLINYNKAHKA, from the coding sequence ATGATTAAGCTTTATGATGAAGGCGTCTATCTTTTGAACGGCAATACATTGGTTCCGGAATCTCAGGCAGCTCCTGAATTGATGAGAAAAAAAGAAGATGCTCATAAAGGAACTATTTCTTACAGTATCTTACAGGCTCATAACGTCAGTGGAAATGAAGAACAGTTAAAAATCAAATTTGATTCTATAACCAGTCATGACCTGACTTATGTGGGAATTATACAGACAGCGAAAGCTTCCGGTCTTGAAAAATTCCCGCTTCCATATGTACTGACCTGCTGTCATAACAGTCTTTGTGCAGTTGGAGGAACAATTAATGAGGATGACCACTTATTCGGTCTTTCTGCATGTAAAAAATATGGCGGAATTTATCTGCCGCCGCATATGGGAGTTATTCATCAGTACATGCGCGAAAGCATGGCTGGATGCGGAAAAATGATTCTTGGTTCGGACAGTCACACTCGCTATGGTGCATTGGGAACGATGGCAGTCGGTGAAGGCGGCGGTGAGCTGGTTAAGCAGCTGTTGGAACAGACCTGGGATGCAGAATATCCGGAAGTTATCGCCGTATATCTGGATGGAAAACCAAATCCGGGTATCGGACCCCAGGATATTGCAATTGCCGTTGTAAGTGCCGTATTTAAAAACGGCTATGTAAAAAATAAAGTTATGGAATTTGTAGGACCTGGAGTTTCTTCCATGTCAACAGATTATCGTAACGGTATCGATGTTATGACAACGGAAACAACCTGTTTATCCAGTATCTGGCGCACGGATGAAGATACAAAAGCGTATCTGGACAAACATGGCCGCCCGGAAGATTACAGACAGCTTGATCCGGCACAAACTGCCCATTATGACGGATGTATTTACATAGATCTATCCACTATTCACAGCATGATCGCTCTTCCCTTCCATCCGTCAAATGGGTATGAAATACGTGAATTAAATGAAAATATGGATGATATTCTTCATGAAGTTGAAGAAAATGCTTCTAAACTGATTAAAAATCCGAACCTGGGGCTGAATCTCAGAGATAAGGTGCGAAACGGAGCGCTTTATGCTGATCAGGGAACTATTGCAGGATGTGCCGGAGGTACATACAGCAACATTATGGAAGCGGCACATATTCTGAAAGGCAAGAGTACCGGAACGGATGAATATGCACTTGGAATTTATCCAAGCAGTCAGGCCGTTATGCTGGAATTGACACGAAATGGAGCACTGGCGGATCTGATTGAAGCAGGAGCAACCATTCGGACAGCATTCTGTGGCCCATGCTTTGGAGCAGGTGATACACCAGCACATAAAGGACTTTCTATCAGACATACCACCAGAAATTTCCCGAACAGAGAAGGTTCTAAACCAGGTAATGGACAGCTGGCAAGTGTTGCATTGATGGATGCACGTTCCATTGCAGTTTCTTCAGCAAATAGAGGACGGATTATGGCAGCGGATGAAGCTGGTTATGAGTTTGAATGTCCGGAATATCATTATGATCCAAAAGCATATCAGCATCGTGTGTTCCAGGGTGTGGGCAAAGGGTGTTCAGAAGAAACCGTTATCTGTGGACCGAACATTAAAGACTGGCCGGAACTTCCGGAATTAAACGACCATATGCTTCTGAAAGTATGTGCATATATTACAGATCCGGTTACAACTACGGATGAATTGATCCCCTCCGGTGAAACAGGTTCTTTCCGTTCCAATCCGATGGGACTTGCAGAATTTACACTCAGTCGCCGTGTTCCGGAATATGTGGGAAAAGCAAAAGCGGTAATGGAAAATGAAAAGGCAAGAAAAGCAGGAAATTGTCCGGCAGAAGTTGCAGATATTATTTCCAGGATTCGAAATATTTCCGGATTTGAAGAAATTCAGGAAGAAAAAATTGATCTTTCCAGTACGATTTATGCTGTAAAGCCTGGCGATGGAAGTGCCAGAGAACAGGCTGCTTCCTGTCAGAGAGTTCTTCTTGGCGGAGCAAATATTACCGTGGAATATGCAACTAAAAGATATCGTTCCAATCTGATCAACTGGGGCATGATTCCGTTTATCATGAATGGAAATCCTGACTTTGAAGACGACGATTATATCTTTGTCCCGGATATTAAAAAAGCACTGGATGGTGACATGAGTGATATTCCGGCATATGTAATCGGAAAAGAAATAAAGAAGCTTTCCCTTGCAATTGCACCTTTGACAGATGAAGAAAAAGAAATCATTCAATGTGGTTCTCTGATCAATTATAACAAAGCTCATAAAGCATAG
- a CDS encoding spore maturation protein: MKFLIFLSEAMVPLMIFYIVGFGLLSGRPVLDDFIDGAKDGMKTVAGILPTLVGLMVSVGVLRASGFLDFLGELLKMPAALLHIPPQIVPVVLVRLVSNSAATGLVLDIFKEYGTDSSLGLIASVLMSSTETVLYCLSVYFGSVGITRTRYTLAGGMIATAAGVAASVVLAGAVR, from the coding sequence ATGAAATTCCTGATTTTTTTGTCAGAGGCAATGGTCCCTCTGATGATTTTTTATATTGTGGGCTTTGGCCTTTTGTCCGGGCGTCCGGTGCTGGACGATTTCATCGACGGGGCAAAGGACGGCATGAAGACAGTAGCCGGTATCCTGCCAACCCTGGTGGGACTTATGGTGTCGGTGGGAGTCCTCAGGGCATCCGGTTTTCTGGATTTTCTGGGAGAGCTGCTTAAGATGCCTGCGGCCCTTTTACATATACCTCCCCAAATCGTACCTGTGGTCCTGGTGCGTCTGGTATCCAACTCAGCGGCCACAGGGCTGGTGCTGGACATATTTAAGGAGTACGGTACAGACTCCTCTCTGGGACTTATTGCATCCGTGCTCATGAGCAGTACGGAGACAGTGCTGTACTGTCTGAGCGTATATTTTGGCAGTGTAGGCATTACCAGGACCAGGTACACATTGGCCGGGGGGATGATTGCCACGGCGGCGGGAGTGGCGGCCAGCGTGGTACTGGCCGGTGCGGTTAGATAA
- a CDS encoding LysR family transcriptional regulator, with amino-acid sequence MEFREFQYVIAIAKYQNITKAAESLYIGQPTLSKFLKNLEDELGVSLFRKAGHKYHLTYVGERYLEKAEQILQLKSDLDAELADIVKRNVGVLRLGFPTMRCTYMLPAILPAFQEMFPNVKTQIVEGPSAELDKKLLNMEVDLAFYNQRFGDTNPLIQTEILGEEELLICVKKGHPMERFAQPNPASKYPRLDVRLLQNETILLMLKNQRTRQIIDQYLHQQGVVLENILHTSNIPAIMELISVGYGVSFLFEPHILHHNFRNPISCFSFGEPRTTSALVVATRKNSYLPSFANDFIELAKRLYINI; translated from the coding sequence ATGGAATTTCGGGAATTTCAATATGTCATCGCAATTGCCAAATATCAGAATATAACAAAAGCTGCCGAATCTCTGTATATCGGACAGCCTACATTAAGCAAGTTTCTCAAGAATCTGGAAGACGAACTTGGCGTCAGCCTTTTTCGCAAAGCCGGTCATAAATATCACCTGACCTATGTGGGAGAACGATATCTGGAAAAAGCAGAGCAGATCCTGCAGTTAAAATCCGATCTGGATGCGGAACTGGCTGATATCGTTAAAAGAAATGTAGGCGTATTACGTCTTGGTTTTCCCACCATGCGCTGTACCTATATGCTGCCAGCCATTCTTCCCGCATTTCAGGAGATGTTTCCCAATGTAAAAACCCAGATTGTGGAAGGACCTTCCGCTGAGCTTGACAAAAAACTGTTAAACATGGAAGTGGATCTTGCTTTTTATAACCAGCGTTTTGGAGACACCAATCCATTAATCCAGACAGAAATTCTCGGAGAAGAAGAACTTCTGATCTGTGTAAAAAAAGGCCACCCTATGGAACGTTTTGCCCAGCCAAATCCTGCCAGCAAATATCCCAGACTTGATGTTCGCCTGCTGCAAAATGAAACCATTCTGCTAATGCTGAAAAACCAACGAACCCGCCAGATTATCGACCAGTATCTTCACCAGCAGGGCGTTGTTCTTGAAAATATCCTGCATACCAGTAACATTCCTGCAATCATGGAACTTATTTCTGTTGGATATGGTGTCAGCTTTTTATTTGAACCTCATATATTACATCATAATTTTAGAAATCCCATCTCATGCTTCAGCTTCGGAGAACCGCGGACTACCTCCGCATTAGTCGTTGCAACCCGCAAAAACAGTTATCTCCCATCTTTTGCCAATGATTTTATTGAACTGGCCAAACGCCTTTATATCAATATATAG
- a CDS encoding MarR family winged helix-turn-helix transcriptional regulator, whose translation MKGRNVGAYETLNEVLVSLFRDVNDIEQKAIIISEFSDITNNDMHVIDAIGIDRPKNMSSIARELSVTVGTLTISVNSLVKKGYVVRNRSSEDRRVVFISLSEKGVKAYYHHKKFHEQMIDSVVKELTEEELEALVKALTKLNTWFRSF comes from the coding sequence GTGAAAGGGAGAAACGTGGGAGCTTACGAGACGCTGAATGAAGTTTTGGTTAGCCTGTTCCGCGATGTCAATGATATAGAGCAGAAGGCAATTATCATCTCGGAATTTAGTGATATTACCAATAACGATATGCATGTCATAGACGCCATCGGCATAGACAGGCCAAAGAACATGTCATCCATTGCCCGGGAACTGTCGGTCACGGTGGGAACATTGACTATATCCGTGAACAGCCTGGTGAAAAAGGGCTATGTAGTCCGTAACCGCAGCAGTGAGGACCGCAGGGTCGTATTCATATCCCTTTCAGAAAAAGGAGTTAAGGCTTATTATCATCATAAGAAGTTCCACGAACAGATGATAGACAGCGTGGTAAAAGAACTGACAGAGGAGGAGCTGGAGGCCCTGGTAAAGGCGCTGACAAAGCTCAATACCTGGTTCAGAAGCTTTTAA
- the cysK gene encoding cysteine synthase A, whose product MSKIYKGAIELVGNTPLVEVTNIEKKERLKARLLVKLEYFNPAGSVKDRVGKAMIEDAERTGRLKPGSVIIEPTSGNTGIGLAAVSAVKGYRMILTMPDTMSVERRNILKAYGAEIVLTPGEKGMSGAIEKAEELAREIPDSFIPGQFDNPVNPRAHMESTGPEIWHDTDGQVDIFVASVGTGGTLTGTGTYLKEKNPRIKVIAVEPSTSPVLSGGSAGPHKIQGIGAGFIPKVLDTHIYDEIITVDNEAPFATAKMLARTEGLLTGISSGAALYAAIEVARRPENEGKTIVVLLPDSGDRYYSTALFVE is encoded by the coding sequence ATGTCTAAGATTTATAAGGGAGCCATTGAACTGGTAGGCAACACCCCATTGGTAGAGGTGACCAATATCGAGAAGAAGGAGCGGCTGAAAGCGCGTCTTCTGGTGAAGCTGGAATACTTCAATCCGGCCGGGAGCGTTAAGGACAGAGTGGGAAAAGCCATGATTGAGGATGCGGAACGCACCGGCAGGCTGAAACCGGGTTCTGTCATCATTGAGCCCACGTCAGGCAATACAGGCATTGGCCTGGCTGCTGTGTCTGCGGTCAAGGGCTATAGGATGATACTGACCATGCCCGATACCATGAGCGTGGAGCGCCGCAATATACTGAAGGCATACGGGGCCGAAATAGTTCTGACACCCGGTGAGAAGGGAATGAGCGGGGCTATTGAAAAGGCGGAGGAGCTGGCAAGGGAGATACCGGACAGCTTCATACCGGGGCAGTTTGATAATCCGGTGAACCCAAGGGCGCATATGGAGAGCACGGGGCCGGAAATCTGGCATGACACGGACGGGCAGGTAGATATATTTGTGGCGTCCGTGGGAACAGGAGGAACCCTTACAGGTACCGGAACATATTTGAAGGAAAAGAATCCCCGCATCAAGGTTATAGCCGTGGAGCCATCCACATCACCGGTTCTTTCCGGAGGAAGCGCCGGCCCCCATAAGATCCAGGGAATCGGAGCCGGTTTCATTCCCAAGGTGCTGGACACCCATATATATGATGAAATCATAACCGTGGACAATGAAGCGCCCTTTGCCACTGCGAAGATGTTAGCCAGGACAGAGGGACTTCTGACCGGAATTTCATCAGGAGCAGCCCTGTACGCAGCCATTGAGGTTGCCAGACGGCCTGAGAATGAGGGCAAGACCATTGTCGTGCTGCTTCCTGACAGCGGGGACAGGTATTATTCCACAGCGCTGTTTGTGGAGTAA
- the murD gene encoding UDP-N-acetylmuramoyl-L-alanine--D-glutamate ligase, which yields MIEKIEPWIKGKRILLLGYGREGQSTWNVLRRLGTYEVLDIADLKAPAAVPEDGTVWHTGPDYQKCMDDYDVVFKSPGIVLERPEKEYKCSILSQTEVFFQCFRDQIIGITGTKGKSTVTTLLYHLLKQAGMDALLVGNIGIPALDHMEEVKPDTRIVFELSCHQLEYMTVSPHIGILVNIHEEHLDHYGTMEKYVEAKHHIFKNQRPDDILICNVQCLPEEGTCPSGLIRAGMDGSGKELDVVQEQDGTWIHFRGRKFCIPTDEIKLLGQHNYFDIGVAYGVCSILGIDDRVFARGLKTYEPLPHRLQYIGEREGVKYYDDSISTICDTTIQALKTLKDTDTVLIGGMDRGIDYRELIEYLSECPVPHIILMEATGKRIYQEIHKYYPEFKNRARLILAEHLEDGVKRARQITRPGTSCVLSPAAASYGIFRNFEERGETFSRLVFKK from the coding sequence GTGATTGAGAAGATAGAACCCTGGATTAAGGGGAAGCGCATACTGCTTCTGGGCTATGGCAGGGAAGGGCAGTCCACATGGAATGTCCTCAGGCGGCTGGGAACATATGAGGTCCTGGATATAGCGGATTTAAAGGCTCCGGCTGCCGTGCCGGAGGACGGTACGGTGTGGCATACCGGCCCGGATTACCAGAAGTGTATGGATGACTATGATGTTGTATTTAAAAGTCCCGGAATTGTCCTGGAACGGCCCGAAAAAGAATACAAGTGCAGTATATTGTCCCAGACAGAGGTGTTTTTCCAGTGCTTTCGGGATCAGATTATCGGAATCACGGGAACCAAGGGCAAGAGTACGGTCACGACCCTCCTGTATCACCTGCTTAAGCAGGCGGGCATGGATGCCCTTCTGGTGGGGAATATAGGCATACCGGCCCTGGACCACATGGAGGAAGTGAAGCCGGACACAAGGATTGTGTTTGAGCTTTCCTGCCATCAGCTGGAATATATGACGGTCTCGCCCCATATAGGAATTCTGGTGAACATCCACGAGGAACATCTGGACCATTACGGAACCATGGAAAAGTATGTGGAGGCAAAACACCACATTTTTAAGAACCAGCGCCCGGACGATATCCTGATCTGCAACGTGCAGTGCCTGCCGGAGGAGGGAACCTGCCCCTCCGGGCTGATAAGGGCGGGCATGGACGGCAGCGGCAAAGAGCTGGATGTGGTTCAGGAACAGGACGGCACCTGGATTCATTTCCGGGGAAGGAAATTCTGCATACCCACGGATGAGATTAAGCTGCTGGGACAGCATAATTATTTTGACATCGGCGTGGCCTATGGGGTGTGCAGCATACTGGGAATCGATGACCGGGTTTTTGCCCGGGGGCTTAAGACGTATGAACCCCTTCCCCACCGGCTTCAGTATATTGGGGAACGGGAGGGCGTGAAATATTATGACGACTCCATCTCCACGATTTGCGATACCACCATTCAGGCCCTTAAGACGCTGAAGGATACGGATACAGTACTCATAGGCGGCATGGACAGGGGAATCGACTACAGGGAACTGATTGAGTATCTGTCGGAATGTCCGGTGCCGCATATTATCCTGATGGAGGCCACGGGCAAGAGGATATACCAGGAAATACATAAATATTATCCAGAATTTAAGAACAGGGCCAGGCTTATACTGGCGGAGCATCTGGAGGACGGGGTCAAGCGGGCGCGTCAGATAACGAGGCCCGGTACAAGCTGCGTGCTGTCTCCGGCCGCTGCCAGCTATGGCATCTTCCGGAATTTTGAGGAACGGGGAGAAACATTTTCGCGTCTTGTATTTAAAAAGTAA